A single region of the Pieris rapae chromosome 21, ilPieRapa1.1, whole genome shotgun sequence genome encodes:
- the LOC110993923 gene encoding non-structural maintenance of chromosomes element 3 homolog, which produces MVRGTTRKEGSTSRVEESPNTTNAVPECVRYILCREGSKVPIKRSEIKDYLSTSSQISQNDMNSIILEAERILKKIYGFKLVQIASKSGVQYIVILAELCEDSLLSTVTDVSHRQLLISALTHIFMSGGTVKDDDMWNFLTETGLLKETDNAGRKIITNLFTKQLYLKYIKVGENELARYVFEWGQRAIEEVPKIFLLNKMAQAFQRDPKDWIEQYQACTVMDSSA; this is translated from the exons ATGGTTCGAGGTACGACAAGAAAAGAGGGAAGTACATCTAGAGTTGAAGAGTCCCCAAATACCACTAATGCAGTGCCTGAGTGTGTtcgttatatattatgtcgtGAAGGAAGCAAAGTTCCAATCAAAAGAAGTGAAATTAAAGATTATCTCAGTACGTCATCACAAATCTCCCAAAATGATATGAATAGTATCATATTGGAAGctgaaagaattttaaaaaag atCTATGGTTTCAAATTAGTGCAAATAGCATCAAAATCTGGAGTTCAATACATTGTAATTTTGGCTGAACTATGTGAAGATTCCTTGTTATCTACTGTAACTGATGTTTCTCACAGACAGCTGCTGATTTCAGCActaacacatatttttatgagtGGAGGAACTGTAAAAGATG ACGATATGTGGAATTTTCTAACTGAAACTGGTCTCCTAAAAGAAACGGATAATGCAGGAcgcaaaattattactaatttatttactaaacaaTTGTATCTAAAGTATATCAAG GTTGGTGAAAATGAATTAGCCAGATATGTTTTTGAATGGGGTCAAAGAGCAATTGAAGAAGtacctaaaatatttctacttaACAAAATGGCACAG GCATTTCAAAGAGATCCAAAAGACTGGATTGAACAATACCAAGCCTGCACAGTAATGGATAGTTCTGCATGA
- the LOC110993926 gene encoding glutathione S-transferase 2-like encodes MKPFRNFLFLSIRILCLGREHALRFSRVIILELFATKLIIMANVKFYYFPVKALGESVRLLLSYGGQDFEDKRIPMEDWPAFKPSTPFGQMPVLEIDGKTYAQSFAISRYLGRKYGLSGANAEEDLEIDQNVDFVNDIRAKAATVQYENDAELKAKKHADFTKNVYPALLEKLDEIIKKNNGHIAAGKLTWADFVFAGMFDYLKVMLQTPDLEKKYPSFQQVVDAVYSQPKLQAYVKKAPKTEF; translated from the exons ATGAAACCATTtcgcaattttttatttttgtcaattAGGATCTTGTGTCTAGGTCGAGAGCACGCTCTGCGCTTTTCGCGAGTCATTATTTTGGAGCTGTTTGCAACCAAACTT ATCATCATGGCTAATGTCAAGTTCTACTACTTCCCTGTTAAGGCACTCGGTGAGAGTGTTCGTCTACTTCTCTCTTATGGTGGCCAGGACTTTGAAGACAAGAGGATTCCCATGGAGGACTGGCCTGCATTTAAGCCAT cgACACCTTTTGGCCAGATGCCGGTACTAGAGATCGATGGTAAGACTTACGCACAGAGCTTTGCCATCTCCCGGTACCTGGGCCGCAAGTACGGCCTCTCTGGAGCCAATGCTGAAGAGGATCTGGAGATTGACCAGAATGTCGACTTCGTTAATGATATACGTGCga AGGCCGCTACCGTCCAATATGAAAACGACGCGGAATTAAAGGCGAAAAAGCACGCGGATTTCACTAAGAACGTCTACCCGGCGTTGCTTGAGAAACTCGACGAGATCATCAAGAAGAACAATGGACACATTGCTGCTGGCAAG CTCACCTGGGCAGACTTTGTGTTCGCTGGAATGTTCGACTACTTAAAGGTAATGCTCCAAACTCCAGACCTCGAAAAGAAGTACCCAAGCTTCCAACAAGTGGTTGACGCGGTGTACTCTCAGCCCAAACTCCAGGCATACGTCAAGAAAGCACCTaaaactgaattttaa
- the LOC110993921 gene encoding SET and MYND domain-containing protein 4, producing the protein MFLQPRLFNEFLAKSGFDTQVYDAMESDDLADVVIVALNILKKTNNLPDMPKLMKSEALSNTLREAGNKYLPTKQYNSSLHCYNKALACAPYNSKAMALAYSNRSFIMFLLKRFQNCITDIDRCFSSGCPDYIKQKLLKRREDANKFSVMDSLSLNTLKVFTNNFFNFNAVCHTDVPFVSKDINIEVEFSQPKITAANFINSGTIIAVEEAYMTGLLADNQFNTCYNCLSITPNLIPCSTCCSALFCSEKCKQNCNEQYHKYECDIVNVIEKFCNGGGPNLMIKSVLKLKTKLKWNEFIKESKSMGNSRIVKSTIREVFNSASECSLLTFPENRTFVHGIMYNASFLCAALLHYVFKIPRFMPTSNKDEALRALARVMMYLCVFGSPSYVTQAVTDLVSDRTIPQKHANFAWYIFYSKLKHECKPNVIVSWINNKAVLIAVKKIMPGEEITTSCIEPTFKMSEHDVNIDLLVGKGQVCTCIKCTKKDSKNDTLSSAQTEFIKKIGFNVLHSNVDVWHINKVSEKCKEIMNVLTDVPHSKEYLCALTQFRKCLILCEALETQNFCIL; encoded by the exons ATGTTTCTGCAACCCAGATTATTCAATGAGTTCTTGGCAAAATCAGGATTTGACACACAAGTGTATGATGCTATGGAAAGCGATGACTTAGCTGATGTTGTTATAGTAGCACtcaatattctaaaaaaaaccaataatcTTCCAGACATGccaaaattaatgaaatctgAAGCTTTGTCTAATACACTTCGAGAAGCaggaaataaatatcttcCAACTAAGCAATATAACTCATCATTACACTGCTATAACAAAGCACTTGCATGTGCACCATATAATTCAAAGGCAATGGCGTTAGCTTACAGTAATAGAtcgtttattatgtttttattaaaacggtttcaaaattgtataacGGATATAGACCGTTGTTTCTCATCTGGTTGTCCAGACTATATTAAGCAAAAGCTACTTAAAAGAAGAGAAGATGCAAATAAGTTTTCTGTCATGGATTCACTCTCATTAAATACTCTTAAAGtctttactaataatttttttaattttaatgctgTTTGTCATACAGATGTTCCTTTTGTTTCTAAGGACATTAATATTGAAGTAGAGTTTTCACAACCAAAAATTACTGCtgctaattttattaacagtgGTACAATAATTGCTGTGGAAGAAGCATATATGACAGGGTTATTAGCAGATAACCAATTTAATACCTGTTATAATTGTCTCTCTATAACACCTAATTTGATACCTTGCAGCACCTGTTGTTCCGCATTATTCTGTAgtgaaaaatgtaaacaaaattgtaatgaGCAATACCATAAATATGAGTGTGacattgtaaatgtaataGAAAAGTTTTGTAATGGTGGTGGACCAAATTTGATGattaaatcagttttaaagctgaaaactaaattaaaatggaatgaatttattaaagaatctAAATCAATGGGAAACAGTAGAATTGTAAAAAGTACTATCAGGGAAGTATTTAATTCCGCAAGTGAATGTTCATTGCTAACATTTCCTGAAAATAGAACATTTGTTCATGGTATTATGTACAATGCTAGCTTTTTATGTGCAGCTTTATTGCATTATGTCTTTAAAATTCCAAGGTTTATGCCCACTTCAAATAAAGATGAAGCTCTCAGAGCTCTAGCACGGGTAATGatgtatttatgtgtttttggTTCACCAAGTTATGTCACTCAGGCTGTGACTGATTTAGTAAGTGACAGAACAATACCCCAAAAACATGCAAATTTTGCttggtacatattttattcaaagctGAAACATGAATGCAAACCAAATGTTATTGTCTCATGGATAAACAATAAAGCAGTATTAATTGctgttaagaaaataatgCCTGGAGAAGAAATAACCACTTCGTGTAT tgAACCAACATTTAAGATGTCGGAGCATGATGTAAATATAGATCTACTTGTGGGCAAAGGACAAGTTTGCACATGTATAAAATGCACAAAAAAAGACTCTAAGAATGATACCCTGTCTAGCGCTCAaacagaatttataaaaaaaattggatttaATGTATTGCATTCAAATGTTGATGTATggcatataaataaagtatcagAAAAATGCAAAGAAATAATGAATGTTTTAACTGATGTACCACATTCTAAAGAGTATCTCTGTGCTTTGACCCAATTTCGAAAGTGTCTTATACTGTGTGAGGCATTGGAAACtcaaaatttttgtattctataa
- the LOC110993922 gene encoding mitochondrial 2-oxoglutarate/malate carrier protein — translation MAQGQKEAAPAKERYIPNGLKFAFGGFAGMAATCVVQPLDLIKTRMQLSGGGRSSFTVAGEIIAREGFASLYTGLSAGLLRQATYTTTRLGVYSWLFDAYRERHEGEAPGFGMKTALGIAAGSIGAFVGTPAEVALIRMTADGRLPAEQRRNYKNVVDALLRIIREEGVLKLWRGAMPTVGRAMVVNAAQLSTYSQAREMFVGYVPDGITLHFCASMVSGLVTTIASMPVDIIKTRIQNAAKGQSQMSVVSNLLKNEGVLSLWKGFVPYYARLGPHTVLTFIFLEQLNAAYFKYT, via the exons ATGGCTCAAGGACAAAAGGAAGCTGCACCAGCAAAAGAGAGATATATTCCAAATGGATTGAAATTTGCTTTTGGTGGATTTGCTGG tatgGCAGCCACATGTGTGGTCCAACCACTTGATCTAATCAAAACCCGCATGCAGTTAAGTGGTGGTGGTCGATCATCCTTCACTGTAGCTGGCGAAATTATTGCTCGCGAGGGATTCGCTTCGTTATATACCGGACTATCTGCTGGCCTGCTTAGACAAGCAACTTATACAACTACACGTCTTGGTGTTTATAGCTGGTTATTTGATGCTTATCGAGA GCGACACGAGGGTGAAGCTCCGGGCTTCGGGATGAAAACTGCTCTAGGTATCGCAGCAGGTTCTATTGGTGCCTTCGTAGGAACACCTGCTGAG GTGGCGCTAATTCGGATGACAGCTGACGGAAGATTACCAGCCGAACAGAGaaggaattataaaaatgttgtcgACGCTTTGTTGAG aaTAATTCGTGAAGAAGGCGTGTTAAAGTTATGGCGTGGTGCGATGCCCACAGTTGGGAGGGCCATGGTCGTTAATGCGGCACAACTTAGCACTTACTCCCAG GCTAGGGAAATGTTTGTTGGTTACGTCCCTGATGGTATAACGCTGCACTTCTGCGCGTCCATGGTGTCCGGTCTGGTCACCACCATCGCTTCTATGCCCGtggatattattaaaaccag GATACAAAACGCTGCCAAAGGTCAAAGTCAAATGTCAGTAGTGTCAAATCTCCTCAAAAACGAAGGGGTGCTGTCACTGTGGAAAGGATTCGTGCCCTACTACGCCCGGTTGGGTCCACACACCGTGCTCACTTTCATCTTCCTAGAACAACTCAACGCTGCTTACTTTaagtatacttaa
- the LOC110993925 gene encoding glutathione S-transferase 2-like has product MPNVKLYYFPVKALGETIRLLLTYGGQDFEDKRIPMEDWPAFKPSTPFGQMPVLEIDGKTYAQSFAISRYLGRKYGLSGANAEEDLEIDQNMDFVNDIRAKAASVRYENDPEVKAKKHAEFTKNVYPALLEKLDEVIKKNNGHIAAGKLTWADFVFAGMFDLLKVMLQTPDLEKKYPSFQQVVDAVYSLPQLQAYIKKAPKTEF; this is encoded by the exons ATGCCTAATGTCAAGCTCTACTACTTCCCTGTTAAGGCGCTCGGTGAGACTATTCGTCTACTTCTCACTTATGGTGGCCAGGACTTTGAAGACAAGAGGATTCCCATGGAGGACTGGCCAGCGTTTAAGCCAT cgACACCTTTTGGCCAGATGCCGGTACTAGAGATCGATGGTAAGACTTACGCACAGAGCTTTGCCATCTCCCGGTACCTGGGCCGCAAGTACGGCCTCTCCGGAGCCAATGCTGAAGAGGATCTGGAGATTGACCAGAATATGGACTTCGTTAATGATATCCGTGCga AGGCCGCTTCCGTCCGATATGAAAACGACCCGGAAGTGAAGGCGAAAAAGCACGCGGAATTCACTAAAAACGTCTACCCGGCGTTGCTTGAGAAACTGGATGAGGTCATCAAGAAGAACAATGGACACATTGCTGCTGGAAAG CTCACCTGGGCAGACTTTGTGTTCGCTGGAATGTTCGACTTATTAAAGGTTATGCTCCAAACTCCAGACCTCGAAAAGAAATACCCAAGCTTCCAACAAGTGGTTGACGCGGTGTACTCTCTGCCCCAACTCCAGGCCTACATCAAGAAAGCACCTAAAACTGAATTTTGa